In the genome of Desulfomonilaceae bacterium, the window AGTCAGTAATAAATCATTGGTGTAGTAACAGTTGACCCGGTCAAGAGCAAAACATGTTAGAATTTCTATTCTTTTTACTGTGTTCATAGATATCTACAAAAGACAATAAGCTATCAATTGTCACGTTAGCAATTCTGATCCGATTGCATCTGCTTCTTACGACAAAGGACAACAGTGTAGGCCTTTAGCATCATCATTAAAGACCTAACTCCCTAGCCACCTTTTTTCGCTGGAAATCCTGATCACCAAAGGCCTGATCACCCGCAATAGATCGCCTGTGGTAAAGGTGCATGTCATGCTCCTTAGTGAAACCAATTCCCGCAAAGATCTGATGTCCAAAGCTAGTCACACGCCTGTAGGCCCCGCCGATGCGTGCTTTGGCCATGGCAATTTCCTTGCTCGCTCTAGTCAGTTCACTGACTTTCCAGGCTGCCTTATAAAGGATGAACCGGGAACCATTAATGTCCATCCACATGTTGGCAAAATAATGCTGAATAGCCTGAAAACTGCCAATAGGATGATTGAACTGCGTCCTTTCCCTGGCATAGAGGAGAGCCATATCCATCACCGCCTGGGCTCCCCCAATCATTTCAGCGCATCGAGCCAGCGCTGCCTTTTCCAAAACATCTATCACCGCAGTCCAGGCTAGATTCACCCTTCCCAGAACATTCTCCTTGGTTACCCTCACATCATTAAATACGATCTCACATTGTTTATCACGAGCTAAGGTTTTAAGAAGCGTACACTCGATTCCCGGACTCTTAGCGTCAACCAGGAAAATAGTAAGACCATCCTCTGGATTTATCCCTTCTTCTGTCCTCGCCACACATAGGAAATAATCAGCAACATTTGCATCAGGGACAAAAAGCTTGGTACCACGGATGACATATTCATCATTGTCTAGAGCGGCCGTAACTTGAATAGAGGATGCATCACAGATAGCACTCAGCTCAGTCAAGGCCAAGGTAAGCTTTATCTCCCCACGTGCTATCTTGGGCAAGAATTCAATTTTCTGCTCCTCTCTTCCAAAGATTAAAACAGTCATTCCACCAAGGACAACCGTGGAAAAGAATGGTCCCGGACAAATGTTGTATCCCATTTCTTCAAATAAAACTGCCAAATCCAAGAAAGAACCACCAATACCACCATACTCCTCAGGAACTACCAACCCCATCCATCCCAACGCCGCCATCTTCTGCCACAATTCACTGGAGTATCCTTCGTCACTTTCATCTAATTTTCTCACCAAGTCCTTAGGACATTCTTTCGAGAGGAAATGACGGGCCGACTCCTTCAACATTCTCTGCTCTTCACTTAGGTCAAAATCCATCCTATCGCCTCCAACGTGACTGTATTTCGGCCAATCAACATTTTAGCTTCGGGGTAATCCCAATCCTCGTGTGGCGATGAGCCCCCGCATGACCTCAGATGATCCAGCGCCAATGGGGCCCGATATGGAATCCAAGTAACCAAGACTTATCATTCCTTTTAAAGGTACCCATTTAGAGCCCCTTGTCAGTTGCCCGTATGGTCCCAATATCTCCATCGCAGTGCTGGCAAATGTTTGACCTAGTTCTGAGCCAAACAGCTTTAATGCCGATGACTCAAGAGTCG includes:
- a CDS encoding acyl-CoA dehydrogenase family protein, translating into MDFDLSEEQRMLKESARHFLSKECPKDLVRKLDESDEGYSSELWQKMAALGWMGLVVPEEYGGIGGSFLDLAVLFEEMGYNICPGPFFSTVVLGGMTVLIFGREEQKIEFLPKIARGEIKLTLALTELSAICDASSIQVTAALDNDEYVIRGTKLFVPDANVADYFLCVARTEEGINPEDGLTIFLVDAKSPGIECTLLKTLARDKQCEIVFNDVRVTKENVLGRVNLAWTAVIDVLEKAALARCAEMIGGAQAVMDMALLYARERTQFNHPIGSFQAIQHYFANMWMDINGSRFILYKAAWKVSELTRASKEIAMAKARIGGAYRRVTSFGHQIFAGIGFTKEHDMHLYHRRSIAGDQAFGDQDFQRKKVARELGL